Below is a window of Saccharomonospora viridis DSM 43017 DNA.
CGATCCGCGTCTGCTCTTCGCGGTCCAATCCGGACTGATGATCACGTTCGCGTTCGCGCTGCACCGGTGGTTGTTCGACCGCAACAGCCGCGACCTCTACCTGCTCGTGCTCGTCGGGGTCATCTTCGGAACGCTGTTCTCCAGCCTGTCGTCCCTGGCGTCCCGGTTGATCAACCCGAACGACTTCGTGACATTGCAGGACAGCCTCTTCGCGAGCTTCAACGCGGTGGACGAGAGCCTGCTGTGGTTCTCGGCCGGAGTGCTCGGCTTACTCGGGGTCTGGGGTACGCGGTTGTTCCGCAAGCTGGACGTCGTGGCGCTCGGCCGGGACACGGCGATCGGTCTCGGTGTCCATCACAGGTCCGTGGTCAACCGCAGCCTCGTGATCATCGCGGTCCTGGTCTCGGTGTCCACGGCCCTCGTCGGCCCCGTCATGTTCCTCGGAGTGCTGGTCGCCAACCTGGCCCGACAACTCACCCGCACATTCCGCCACAGGATCGTCGTACCCGCCGCCTCGCTGATCGCGATCATCACCCTCATCGGTGGCCAGCTCGTCCTGGAACAGGTGCTCGGCATGGACACCGCACTCAGCGTGGTCATCAACTTCGGCGGCGGTATCTACTTCCTCGTCCTGCTCGTCCGGGAGTCCACACGATGATCGAAGTCAAAGACGTCACCAAACGGTACGGCGGCAACACCGTCGTCGACGACGTGTCGCTGTCCATCCCCTCCGGCGGGATCACCTCGGTGATCGGCTCGAACGGAGCGGGGAAATCCACCCTGCTGTCCATGATCAGTCGACTGATCGAACCGGACGAAGGATCGATCAGTGTGGACGGGCTCGACGTCTCCACCACCCCGACCGAGGAACTGGCGCGACGGCTGGCCGTGTTACGACAGGACAACCACACCACCGTTCGATTGACCGTTCGCGAGCTCGTCTCGTTCGGCCGGTTCCCCCACTCCCGCGGTCGATTGACCACGGCGGACCACGAGATCATCGACGATGCCATCGACTACTTCGAACTGTCCGGATTCGCTGACCGTCCACTTGACACACTATCGGGAGGGCAACGACAACGCGCCCATGTGGCGATGGTGCTGTGTCAAAGCACCGACTACGTACTGCTGGACGAGCCACTGAACAATTTGGACATGCGACACTCGGTCCAGATCATGCGCAGGCTGCGGAGCATGGCCGACGACTACGGCAAGACCATCGTCATGGTGGTCCACGACATCAATTTCGCGGCACGCTACTCCGACCGCATCGTCGCCATGCGCGACGGCGGCGTGGTGGCCCACGGGAAGGTCTGCGACATCATGCAGCCCGCCGTCCTTCGGGACGTCTTCGACCTCGACATCGAGGTGCACGAACTCGCCGGTCGCCGTATCGGCGACTTCTACGGCTGATCCCGCTCAGTTGTCGGGAACGATCGGGATGTTCGTCGGCGGAGGCTCGTACGGCTGGTTCGGGTCCATTCCACCGGGAGGGGTGCCCTGCTGACCACCCGGACCGATCGGGACCTCCGGAATCGACGTGGTCACACTCGGCGTGCTGGGGGTCTCGTCCGTGTCACTGTCCTGCTCCTCATCGCCGCTGAGGGTCAGGTACGACACGACCACGATCCCGCCGCCGACGAGTACGGCCACCAACGCCCACACCCACCACGGCGTCGAGCGCTTGGCGGAAGCGGGACCGTATCCCTGAGCGGGAGCATGCCCCTGTGCGGGAGCGTGGTGCCCGGACGGCCCACCGGGCGGCGGCAAGGGCGAACCGTGCGGCGGCGTGCCGTACGCAGGGGCCATCGGCGCCGCGTGCGGCGGGGGTCCCGACGTCGCACCGGGCCCGAACCCGGGCTGCCCCGGCTGCACCGCGGGCTGCCCACCGGGGAAACCCCCCATGGGCGGCTGTCCCGACGGAGGCGGCGGCCCCGCCTGTCCGGGATGCCCGGGTTGCCCCGGTTGCCCGAAAGGCCCGGGCTGTCCGAAGTTACCGAGGCCCTGCTGTGGTCCCTGCTGACCTGCGGGCCGCGCGGGATCGTTTCCTTGCGGAGCGCCGAGGGGTCGCATCGGTACACCCTCCCCCTGCTGTCCAGGTCCTTGCCGGGAGCCACCCGCGGCGGCGTTCGCACCGCTTTCCAACGCCTTCCTCGCCGCCTCCACCAACTCCACGCAGCTGGAGTAGCGCTGGTCGGCCGATTTGGCCATCCCCTTGCGCACCACCTCGTCGATGGCGGGCGGCAGCGACGGCACCACCCGGGACACGGACGGCACCTCGCCGCTCAGGTGGCCCTTGATGACCGTCTGCACATCACCTTTGAACGGCGGTTCACCGGTGAGGCAGGCGAAAAGCATGCACGCCAGCGCGTACTGGTCGGTACGCCCGTCGAGCGGCTCACCCCGCAGGTGCTCCGGCGCGGCGTACGTCGGCGACCCCAGGAAGTCGCCACTACGGGTCCGGTGCCCCGTGGTACCGCGCCGTGTCAGCCCGAAGTCAGCGATGTAGACGTGTTCCCGCGCCGACTCACGACTGGTGACCAGCACGTTGGCCGGCTTGACGTCGAGGTGCACGAGGCCACGCTCGTGCAGCGTGTCGAGGGCGTCGGCGACCTGTTCGAGCAGTCCGAGGGCACGCTCGGGCTCCATCGGACCGTTCCCGACGAGGCTCGCCAGATCGGAGCCGTCGACGAGACGCATCGCGATGTAGAGCATCCCGTCGATCTCGCCGAAGTCGTACAGCGGCACGATGTTCGCGTGATCGATGGCCGAAGTGTTGCGCGCCTCGTCGACGAACCGTTCGCGGAACTCCGCGTCGGCGCCGAGATGCTCTCCGATCACCTTGAGGGCCACCTTGCGTCCCAGACGCACATCGGTGGCCCGGTACATCACGCTCATGCCACCTCGGCCGAGCACACCGTCAATGCGGTAGTTGCCCAGCCTCCGACCCGTCAGGTCAGCCGACTCCTCGTCTGCCACAGAGCGCAGCCTAACGTCTGTGCATCGGCTC
It encodes the following:
- a CDS encoding iron chelate uptake ABC transporter family permease subunit, producing the protein MTRPQLDLKRRTLSGEAGGRRVLGVLTVVALATVVAFGTIGLTGNLEYALGLRLRKVAAMIVVGVAVGYSSVLFQTVTNNRILTPQIMGFDSLFVLIQTLIVYFAGAIALSSTDPRLLFAVQSGLMITFAFALHRWLFDRNSRDLYLLVLVGVIFGTLFSSLSSLASRLINPNDFVTLQDSLFASFNAVDESLLWFSAGVLGLLGVWGTRLFRKLDVVALGRDTAIGLGVHHRSVVNRSLVIIAVLVSVSTALVGPVMFLGVLVANLARQLTRTFRHRIVVPAASLIAIITLIGGQLVLEQVLGMDTALSVVINFGGGIYFLVLLVRESTR
- a CDS encoding ABC transporter ATP-binding protein, translating into MIEVKDVTKRYGGNTVVDDVSLSIPSGGITSVIGSNGAGKSTLLSMISRLIEPDEGSISVDGLDVSTTPTEELARRLAVLRQDNHTTVRLTVRELVSFGRFPHSRGRLTTADHEIIDDAIDYFELSGFADRPLDTLSGGQRQRAHVAMVLCQSTDYVLLDEPLNNLDMRHSVQIMRRLRSMADDYGKTIVMVVHDINFAARYSDRIVAMRDGGVVAHGKVCDIMQPAVLRDVFDLDIEVHELAGRRIGDFYG
- a CDS encoding serine/threonine protein kinase translates to MADEESADLTGRRLGNYRIDGVLGRGGMSVMYRATDVRLGRKVALKVIGEHLGADAEFRERFVDEARNTSAIDHANIVPLYDFGEIDGMLYIAMRLVDGSDLASLVGNGPMEPERALGLLEQVADALDTLHERGLVHLDVKPANVLVTSRESAREHVYIADFGLTRRGTTGHRTRSGDFLGSPTYAAPEHLRGEPLDGRTDQYALACMLFACLTGEPPFKGDVQTVIKGHLSGEVPSVSRVVPSLPPAIDEVVRKGMAKSADQRYSSCVELVEAARKALESGANAAAGGSRQGPGQQGEGVPMRPLGAPQGNDPARPAGQQGPQQGLGNFGQPGPFGQPGQPGHPGQAGPPPPSGQPPMGGFPGGQPAVQPGQPGFGPGATSGPPPHAAPMAPAYGTPPHGSPLPPPGGPSGHHAPAQGHAPAQGYGPASAKRSTPWWVWALVAVLVGGGIVVVSYLTLSGDEEQDSDTDETPSTPSVTTSIPEVPIGPGGQQGTPPGGMDPNQPYEPPPTNIPIVPDN